The following are encoded in a window of Halorarum salinum genomic DNA:
- a CDS encoding DNA methylase — protein MSIDDLESSEPYSEELDIDLRSGDDGELFEWFLASLPFDGRISEGTAKRTYRAFENHDLLTPGAILDAGFDYPVNPMMREGGYVRHDNRRSEQVLRDCETLIEEYDGSLNALHEAAADAEALEERIDAFHGVGPVTTNIFLRELRPIRAKTDPEPLDVVREAAARANVDPDRYDRKSEAFVRVEAGLIRRRHEH, from the coding sequence ATGAGCATCGACGACCTCGAATCGAGCGAACCGTACTCGGAGGAACTCGACATCGACCTCCGATCGGGCGACGACGGGGAACTGTTCGAGTGGTTCCTCGCGAGCCTCCCCTTCGACGGACGCATCTCGGAGGGGACCGCCAAGCGAACGTACCGCGCGTTCGAGAACCACGACCTGCTGACGCCCGGGGCGATACTGGACGCCGGGTTCGACTACCCGGTGAACCCGATGATGCGGGAGGGCGGGTACGTTCGCCACGACAATCGGCGCTCCGAGCAGGTGCTCCGCGACTGCGAGACGCTCATCGAGGAGTACGACGGGAGCCTCAACGCCCTCCACGAGGCGGCCGCGGACGCGGAGGCTCTCGAGGAGCGAATCGACGCGTTCCACGGCGTCGGCCCGGTGACGACGAACATCTTCCTCCGGGAACTGCGACCGATCCGGGCGAAGACCGATCCCGAACCGCTCGACGTCGTTCGGGAGGCTGCAGCCCGTGCGAACGTCGATCCCGATCGGTACGACCGGAAAAGCGAGGCGTTCGTTCGGGTCGAGGCGGGACTCATCCGGCGCCGTCACGAGCACTGA
- a CDS encoding anthranilate phosphoribosyltransferase — protein MAQATEEFGEWPLKRLMTEVCGSGPKSADDMTREQATEALRRIFAGEPDDTTLGAFWLANRWKRNDPEELAAYVDEMCSRVEYAEPDADPVDCGANYDGKGDTALLGVAAGIVAAGAGTPVVVHSGDRVPTQKQDAYKHVLDELDVRTELDPAESADMVDEAGFGFYYQPSFNPDVHALWERRDAMGVRTFVNTVETLANPAGADVHLGSFYHLAFAKKVVDTFERSEFHDLRRVIMFQGMEGYDDIRPGYTKVAEWNAGEGDDAAFTDYEIETPEFGMDFEEADLEVEDVAADSARIAEEVVSGDRTDHWRDAVALNAAFRVYAREDVADLEEGLDVAREAIDDGSAAAVLSDLRAF, from the coding sequence ATGGCACAAGCGACCGAGGAGTTCGGGGAGTGGCCCCTCAAGCGCCTCATGACGGAGGTCTGCGGCTCCGGCCCGAAGTCCGCCGACGACATGACCCGCGAGCAGGCGACCGAGGCGTTGCGGCGCATCTTCGCGGGCGAACCCGACGACACCACCCTCGGGGCGTTCTGGCTGGCGAACCGCTGGAAGCGCAACGACCCGGAGGAACTGGCGGCCTACGTCGACGAGATGTGCTCGCGCGTCGAGTACGCCGAGCCCGACGCCGACCCGGTCGACTGCGGCGCGAACTACGACGGCAAGGGCGACACGGCCCTCCTCGGCGTCGCCGCGGGCATCGTCGCCGCCGGCGCGGGCACGCCGGTCGTCGTCCACTCGGGCGACCGCGTGCCGACCCAGAAGCAGGACGCGTACAAGCACGTCCTCGACGAACTCGACGTGCGGACCGAACTCGACCCCGCGGAGTCGGCCGACATGGTCGACGAGGCGGGGTTCGGCTTCTACTACCAGCCGTCGTTCAACCCCGACGTCCACGCGCTGTGGGAGCGCCGGGACGCGATGGGCGTCCGGACGTTCGTGAACACCGTCGAGACGCTCGCGAACCCCGCCGGCGCCGACGTCCACCTGGGCTCGTTCTACCACCTCGCGTTCGCGAAGAAGGTGGTGGACACGTTCGAGCGCTCGGAGTTCCACGACCTCCGCCGCGTCATCATGTTCCAGGGGATGGAGGGGTACGACGACATCCGACCGGGGTACACCAAGGTGGCCGAGTGGAACGCGGGCGAGGGCGACGACGCGGCGTTCACGGACTACGAGATAGAGACGCCCGAGTTCGGCATGGACTTCGAGGAGGCCGACCTCGAGGTCGAGGACGTGGCGGCGGATTCGGCCCGCATCGCCGAGGAGGTCGTCTCGGGCGACCGGACGGACCACTGGCGCGACGCGGTGGCGCTCAACGCCGCGTTCCGCGTCTACGCCCGGGAGGACGTCGCGGATCTGGAGGAGGGGCTCGATGTCGCCCGGGAGGCGATCGACGACGGGAGCGCCGCCGCGGTGCTCTCGGACCTGCGGGCGTTCTAA